A portion of the Gossypium arboreum isolate Shixiya-1 chromosome 8, ASM2569848v2, whole genome shotgun sequence genome contains these proteins:
- the LOC128296649 gene encoding uncharacterized protein LOC128296649 has translation MAEMAQLLKGAKDKGKAYMTITEEDNEDHPPGFTLPHVQTQPEAYPRRPSVTIRPQHGQVDPGTPMNFQTGSGSNPGDNPTNPVIPDLDVAEREEMRLESSRQLDERCRWLEEKFKALENADNRQGIDAKDLSLVPDLVLPHKFKMPEFEKYNGTTCPEAHITMFCRRMTGYAPFITHMFGSTTKSFADIVMAGEMIENAIRGGKIEGETAKRSAPRRKANEGSGTRQNSEKVPFMPIPVTYQELYQSLFDAQAIAPFHLKPLQPPYPKWYDANAKCEYHAGILGHSIENCTGFKKVVERLIKMGVVKFNNTPSTENSLPKNGDQGVNAIGEASMRRIKEDMAEVRMPMKVIWEEMMKKKMIISEKGNKGARDYCEFYAEEGYKIQECDEFKALVQSLMDNKELEFYEAGSDEGHVCAMEGEPKNQRINRPRIIIFLPRNNEVETQTASKVIIHKPSSFPYKDNKRVPWNYDYNVTMPEREYIVSTSKEAQVEYSYTRSGKCYDAGGIRVEPMKVKAFDIEKKNGRISVLALLLSSEVHRETLMKVLNETYITNDISVNKLDRLVCNISTNNFIYFNDDEIPPGGMGSAKALYITTRYKGYTLPSVLIDNGSALNVRPLSTLNRLPVDSSHMKTCHNVVRKFNGTERKVMGRINIPLMIGPNTYEVDFLVMDIKPSYNCLLGRHWIHSAGAVPSSLYQKLKLVIDGRLVTINVEKDIIAAVTSDAPYVEVNEEAVEYDSEERSLARKRIEKISPRRDSSSRTKGKERPFWLGFQNRSQAEEEENKEVSRKKNGTFKWKRSRVGIDDVPSYIPELYIKRDNSP, from the exons atggctgaaatggctcagctgctgAAGGGGGCAAAGGATAAAGGAAAGGCCTATATGACTATCACAGAAGAAGATAATGAGGATCATCCTCCGGGTTTTACCCTACCCCATGTGCAAACTCAACCTGAGGCATATCCCCGAAGGCCGTCCGTCACAataaggcctcaacatgggcaagtCGATCCTGGAACACCCATGAACTTTCAAACTGGCTCGGGATCCAACCCAGGAGATAACCCTACCAATCCAGTCATCCCTGATTTAGATGTAGCTGAGAGGGAAGAGATGAGACTCGAATCATCAAGGCAATTAGATGAACGTTGTAGATggttagaggagaaatttaaggcatTGGAAAATGCTGATAATCGTCAGGGAATTGATGCCAAGGacctgagtttggtcccagatttggtgcttcctcataagtTCAAGATGCcggaatttgagaagtacaatgggactacttgccctgAGGCCCATATCACCATGTTCTGTAGGCGGATGACCGgctat GCCCCATTCATTACTCATATGTTTGGAAGTACCACTAAGAGCTTTgctgatatagttatggcaggggaaatgattgagaacgccataagGGGTGGTAAGATAGAGGGGGAAACtgctaaaagatcggccccaagaaGGAAAGCTAATGAG GGATCTGGTACGAGACAAAACTCTGAAAAGGTCCCATTCATGCCTATCCCAGTGACGTACCAGGAgctttatcaaagtttatttgatgcGCAAGCAATAGCTCCTTTTCATTTGAAACCACTGCAACCTCCATATCCCAAATGGTACGATGCAAACGCCAAATGTGAATATCATGCAGGGATATTGGGGCATTCGATCGAAAATTGCACCGGCTTTAAAAAAGTAGTGGAAAGACTTATCAAGATGGGGGTCGTAAAATTTAACAACACTCCTAGTACAGAGAACTCGTTGCCGAAAAATGGTGATCAGGGGGTAAACGCAATTGGGGAAGCTAGTATGAGAAGGATTAAAGAGGACATGGCCGAGGTAAGAATGCCGATGAAAGTAATTTGGGaagaaatgatgaaaaaaaagatgataatctctgaaaaaggaaataaaggaGCGAGGGACTACTGCGAGTTCTATGCAGAAGAGGGATACAAGATCCAGGAATGTGATGAGTTTAAGGCTTTGGTACAAAGCcttatggataataaggagctggaattttATGAAGCTGGCTCAGATGAGGGACATGTATGCGCAATGGAAGGTGAACCAAAGAATCAAAGAATCAACCGGCCAAGGATCATTATTTTTCTACCAAGGAATAATGAAGTTGAGACACAAACAGCGTCGAAAGTCATTATTCACAAACCCTcttcctttccttataaggataacaagaGGGTACCCTGGAATTATGACTACAATGTGACAATGCCGGAGAGAGAATATATAGTTAGTACTTCTAAGGAGGCTCAAGTTGAATATTCCTACACACGTAGTGGGAAGTGTTATGATGCGGGAGGCATCAGAGTTGAGCCTATGAAAGTGAAAGCCTTTGATATTGAGAAGAAGAATG GTCGTATATCAGTGTTGGCTTTGCTTCTGAGTTCAGAGGTACATCGTGAGACATTAATGAAGGTGCTCAACGAGACTTACATTACTAATGATATATCCGTCAACAAGTTGGATCGATTGGTTTGTAACATAAGCACAAACAACTTCATttatttcaatgatgatgaaatcccacctgGTGGCATGGGATCAGCTAAAGCTTTGTACATCACCACTCGCTACAAAGGATATACATTGCCGAGTGTGCTTATTGATAATGGGTCAGCCTTAAATGTCCGGCCATTGTCCACATTGAACAGATTGCCTGTAGACAGTTCTCACATGAAAACATGCCATAATGTAGTGAGAAAATTCAATGGCACGGAGAGAAAGGTCATGGGAAGAATTAATATCCCTTTGATGATCGGGCCAAACACGTATGAGGTAGACTTTCtagtgatggacatcaagccTTCTTATAATTGCTTGTTGGGAAGGCATTGGATACATtcggcaggagcggtgccctcatCTTTGTACCAAAAATTGAAGCTAGTAATAGACGGACGGCTGGTCACCATAAATGTAGAGAAAGACATCATAGCAGCAGTTACCAGTGACGCGCCCTATGTAGAGGTGAACGAGGAGGCCGTTGAGT ATGACAGTGAGGAAAGGAGCCTTGCCAGGAAAAGGATTGAGAAGATATCTCCAAGGAGGGATTCAAGTTCCAGAACTAAAGGAAAAGAGAGACCATTTTGGCTTGGGTTTCAGAACAGATCACAGGCAGAGgaggaagaaaataaagaagtgTCAAGAAAGAAGAATGGCACATTTAAGTGGAAGAGAAGTAGAGTGGGAATCGATGACGTTCCCTCATATATCCCAGAACTTTATATCAAGAGGGATAATTCACCCTAA